AGCCCATCAAGTTAGCTTAAACAGAAAGGGGAATTTATTTGGAGAATTCAGGAATATTTCATAGAATCCCAAGGTAAAAAGCGCATCCAGGGCTGATGAGGAACCGAGACCTGGAATTTGTTAAGAACCAGTGGAAGTCGCCTCACCAGCTCTTTTCATCTGGGCCCATGTGgtctcttgttctctttttctctgtgcaCCTGCCTTACTCTCTTGCTGCAACTGGCCTTGTCTGCTCTATCTGCATCTGGGCCAGCCTAGCCTCATGCTAGCTTGCCTTCCCACGGCAAGGACAAAGAGATGGATAAGAACCTCTAAGATCTCAAATCCTAGCCTAGGAAAGAGTATGTGATCAATGAGATTTGGATCTGGAGTGCTCTCTGGTCTAGTTGGTCACTACCAGAGATGGTGGGTCATGGAACTGTTCAGTTGGCAGATTCTGGGGATGCAGATCCTTAGAGAAGGGGTTGGGGCAGGATAGGCAAAAGTGAACACTGCAGCATTTACAGGATACCCCAGAGGGGCCTGAGAAGGAGTAGCCAGTGTGTGGGAGGGAGCTGCAAACACGTGGCCTCTCAGAAAccaaggaagaagagagtgaCCAGTAGGACCAAATCTGCCGAAAGGGCAGTAAGAGGAGGGCTGAAGAGTGACTTATGGATTCAGCACGGGGAGGTGATGAGCGTTCTTGGTGAAAGCAGTTCCAAGGGGAGAAGGGGTAggggccggagtgcagtgggggaGATGTATGAGGCTAGAAGGTAGATACAGGGAGGCAGACAGTTCCTTTATGAAGTCTGGCTTCGAAGGGGAGAAAGGGCCAGTGTGGCCCCTGGAAGGAGATACAGCAGCCTGGCATGTGTTTGCTTTGATTTTTGTTAAGTTGGGAGAAGCCTAAGCTTATTTAACTGGTGATGGGCAGCAGCCAGGATAGAGGGAATGGGCAGAGACCCCAGAGGGAAAGGGATGGCTGCCGGTGGGAGAGGCTGGATGTGGAGGGACTGGCTGTTCTCCTGCGGCTGGAGGGAACCGGGAACATGGCAGCAGACACTGACAGCGGTCAACTACCATTGTAGTTTTCTCAGTTAACAGGAGAAAAACTCTCTGTTGGGCATGGGGCTGAGATATAGGTCAGAGATTTGGGGTGATCAGGGGAAGGGAATCAGGATTGGTGGGGCTCTGGCTTCTGTCTGCAGCCACTCTGGGCTTGGTCAGTCATCTGCTCACATGCATACTGGGACATGtagacacacatatgtattttcatGCACAGGTGTGGTGTACACACCTCAGAGCACTCACACGTGCTTGCTCATGTTCACATCAGTCCAGCTTGCATGTACCTGTGGTGCCTGTACACAGGCCTGTCGTACATGAAAGTGTGGATGGACAGATGTGCATGCTCACGTGTCCACACAGTGGCCagctcccatccccacccccactcctgaACATCATGGCTTGAGTTCTTATTGCTGTTTATTGAAacctcccatcaaagaaaagtgtGAGAGTCAAGAAGGGGAGGACTTCTTATCTTGTTAAGACTCAGTCTTGTTAGGACTGAGCCAGGGGACATCAGGGGACCTCAGGGGAAGAGAACCAGGACAGTGGAGGAAGGTGGCCAGCGGGGAAGGGCTGGACAGAAGAATGGCAGGGCCTGGGTTGCAGGGAGAACAAGGGCAGGGATGGGTATGGAAAGGTCTATGGCTGAACCTTTGAACTGTCCAGGGCTGGGCAGGAGGCtctggtggtggtgatggagacACCTTCACCAAGCTCTCAGAAGGCTTCATCCTAGGAGGGTGGACCTATCTGGGGCCTCCCTGTACCCCTAAGGTGCCTGGCTAGGATCAGTCTCTGGAGGGCAGGGAAAGGGGGTTCCGTTGTCCTCAGCTGGAGCCCAGGTCTGGTCCGTAAGGCTGCAGAGGGATCCTCTGGGAGGCCTTTTCCACCTCTGGCTCCTGCTTTGGCTCCTTTGCCCGCAGGGACCTAGGGACAGAGAGCTCAGGAAAAGCCCTGGGCCCAGACCTGCTTCCCCAGGGAGGAGCACTGATGGGGCCAGAGGCAGTGACTGACCAGTTTTCCAGGTCTTCGATAGTCTCTGGCAAGGGCTGATTCAAGGTCTCAGGCAGGAAGAGGGCAGCACTGCCCCCGAGGAGGGCGGTGATCCCGTAGATGATATTGGGGATGAAGGGCTGTACCTCACCCGTGATTTTCACCAGCGGGGACAACATGCTTCCCACACGGGTCCACAGGTTACTTACGCCCATACCTGTTTGCCTGCGAGGGTTCAGAGTAGGGATTGGCAGCCTGTGTGTGGGGTTCATAAAGGATGGCTCCCCTGGGCAGAGGAGAGGAAAATGCCACAGTCCCACCTGACTTGTGTCCTCTGGCTGGGCCTGGCCCCAGGTCCAGCACCTACCTGATGACTGTGGGATATAATTCACTTGTGTAGAGGAAGAGGCAGCTGAAGGAGCTGGATAGGCATCCCTTCCCAAACACAGCCAATACTGTCCTCACGGTCTGCAAGTCTGCAGAGGGAAGAAAATGTGGTGGGCCTCGGGGTTCAGGAGCACCTACGAGTTCTCACTCCTTAGCTGATCTTGTCTCCCTTTTTGCTTTGGCTTCCAGGAAGCTCAGATCCAAACTTAAAGCTGAGTAATAGTCTTTCTGGTATTCCTAATGCTTTGCATGCTTGTATCCTGCTATGTTTGTGTTTTCCCCTGCCTCTGATCCtctatttccatttatattttgttgCATATGTTCTTGTTCTTGTCTTAAAATACCTCAAGTTCTTCTGGAAGGATATAGGTGTATCAACCAACTAACACCCATATAAAATAAGCATAGCTTTACCATGGTCATGATGGAGTAGGTTGTGGGGTCTTTCTTGAGCATGAGCTCTGTCATTTTACCATCTCAGCTTATCCTCTACAGTGATATCACTCAGGATACTCTCAATACTTCAAAAATTTTCACACTATCCATATACCACCGTGCTTTGCCCAGTCCAAGTCagatctggaaagaagctttgatGTCATCTAGCCCAGTTGAGTTATTTTCTAgatgagagaccctgagccccAGAGAGTGCAGTGACCTGCTCAAGGTAACACAGTGACTTAGCGGCAGAGCTAGCAGTGAAGTCCCTGGTGCCCAACCTGGCAGCCTCTTCCAGAGGGTTCTGGGGTAGCCCCAGTCTCTCACCCAAGGGCACAAAGGTGAGAGCCAAGATGGCCCCTCCTGCCAGGAGTAGGGCAGCGGCCTGAGTGGTATGCCGGCCCAGATAGCTTAAGGAGAGGATGGTGATGAACTTGGCTGGGATATCGACCCCACCAAAGATGATCTGGAGGATGTAGAGGTTGACTCCAAATTCTTCCACACCCATAGCCAAACTATAGTAGGCAAAACCGGTAgcaaacctgagaggcagagaaggaTTGGTTAGCACCTGCAGCCAGGCAGAGGCCACTCCCCATGCTGGTCATTGGGTCACCAGGATGATGAATAGCTTCACTTCTTGTGCCAACTACATCTGATGATAGGGGCTATTTGAGTGTCCTTTTGAGGTCTCTGAGATCGTGTCTGGGCTCAGGGAGAAAGCGCTGTGATTGATTGGTCATGTCTGACGTGGGCATGGtccagggtgtggtggcaaagGTGCTGATAACTGACTCTAGAGAAGATCAGGACTGAAGGGAATCTCGGAGACCAAAGGAGGCAGTAAATGATCTCTCTTGGTTGGGTAGCAGTTTAACATCCAGACTGGGGAGGTGAGCATAGAGCTGTATGCCTGGGTCACatgttttccttcctctctctgaaCTGTGGGATCCCTTTGAAGGGTTCCTGGATAAATTGAATCCTATTCACAAAGAAATGGCCAGGATGGGAAGCAGAAGCCAGGTCACAGAAAGGGCTTTCAGGGAGCTGGAGAAAGTCAGACAGAGGAGAAAACTtgagagaaatataatttttgtcttcAAGTCTGAAACCCATTGGTCTAGCCTTGCTCTGTGGGGTTCCAGAGGGCAGAGCTGACCCAGAGCGGGGCAGTGACAGAGAGGGAGAGCGTGGGGACACTGAGCAGCAGGGATGTGAACTGGGGAAGGTGTCTGGAGCATTTGTCCTGGGGGTGAGGAGTGGGGCATTGTGACCCCAGAAGGAAGCAGACCCTGATGGCTGGACCCGAGTGTGGGGCAGGAATGCAGCAGATTTCTGGGGTTGGGGCTGGGCTGTGGTGGCCCAGGAGAGGGGATCCCCTGACTTCTCTTTCAGATGCCGTAGGCCTTGCCCTTAGGTGAGCCTGCTGGAGGCCTTGTCTATCACCCCTGCCTTGGCAGGGTGtgggcagggaggaggtgggTTACCAGGCCAGGGAAAGACAGAAGGTCATGCGGCGCAGCATGGGTATCCGGAACAGGTCAGCTGCGGTGTACTTGGCCTTGGCCAAGGAGATCTCCTTCTGCAGGTTGAGTTTGAGCTCCTTGGggcagaggagggggaggggtgcCATTAATGACCAGCTGGTgggcaggaagaagagagggagatgCAGGCCTGGTGCCTCTAGAGGAACTCAGGGAATCAGATGTGGTAATCAGGTGTGAGCCAGGGAAACAGAGGCAAGGGGAGGGGCCAGCCCCAGAGTGGAGCACAGGGGTTCTGCTCCCAGGCTATAGTCCTTCTCAGCCCCTACCTCCAAGCTGagcctttctccctcttccttcttgcCATTGAAGGCAGCCACCCGCCGGAGTATCTTCAGGGCCTTCGAGGACTTTCCAGTCAGGACCAACCAGCGTATGGACTCTGGTGTCCACCTGGGGGCCAGAGACCAGTCACAGTGGCTCCTCCCACTCCAGAGCCCCTTTTGAGAGGTTGGAAGAACATCAACAGCCAGGGCCAAGGGGTAGGAAGACCAGAAACCTGAGCTATCTCACTGCAGGTTTCATGGAATTTAAACTTGGCCAAACTCTGCACCTGGGCTGCCTGCAGCCAGCACAAATTCCAGtgttctcttcttccccttccagaAGAGCCTTTCCTCCACCCCCGACCTGGGCCGCTTGTTATTGTTGGGTGTCTTCCTTCACTAGGAGCCCCAGGCtctaggccaaggcaggtggggcctggggaggggacGGCATGTTCAAGGCTGGACTGCTGGAGGGTCCTGCACATCCACCTCCCCAGCCCTCCttgggctgcattcccagccTACCCACAGGGCAGCTTGAGAGGGGGATGGAGGCTAAGGTGAGCTTAGGGACTAGGCTTTGGAAGCTTCAGATTCTCCCTGCAAAGGACTAACTCTGCTGCGGGGAGTTGTGGGGAGGGAGTGAGCACAACATGGGGTCCTGGGATTGATAAATGGGCAGTCACCCCCACTCTCCCTTGCCCCCAGGCTATGCTTTTGAGGTTGGCTCATTCTGAGCAGTCCCTGAGGGTCACTAGGataagaggaaaggaagaggctGAGATGTGGGGAGAAAGGAGTCGTGTTTGGAGAAGTCTGGTCCAAGGCGGGGTCAGCTTTAGCTGTAGCCCCTGTGGGTGACCTGGATCCAGTGAGGCCCTTAGGGAGTGGATATTGGTCGCCTGGCCGCAGGCTACTGCCCCAGCTGATGGTGGCAGCTTCCTGGGCCCATTGctgtccctcctcctgccctgacGGTCTTCTGAGCCTGCTCTTACCAAGATTATCAGTGACTTCCTCCCAAAACCATGGCAAGGCCTGGACTCTATCCTCCTCTTCCCGAGAATTATGGCAGGAATGGCTTACAGTTAGTGAGCCTTCCTGTGTACCAGACCCATGAAACTCTGGGTGACAGGcaacattatcttcattttacctagaaaaatcattttcttttttttttttctttttttgagacggagtcagtCTCGCACtattgcctgggctagagtgcaatggcgtgatctctgctcactgcaacctccacctcccgggttcaagcgattctcctgccccagcctctgagtagctgggattacaggcacgtgtcaccacgcctggctaatttttcgtgtttttagtagagatagggtttcactatgttggccaggctggtctgaaactcctgaccccgtgatccacccgcctcggccttccaaagtgctgggattacagtcgtgagccactgcgcccggctaccTAGAAAAATCTGGAAGCTCAGAGTGCATGAGACTTGCCCCAAGTCACACAGTGAATTGGCCCAAGCTCTCAACTGTACTCTGCCAATCGCCCACCCTCATTTTGCCTCCTGACTCTGAGTGCTCTCAGGCCCAGGTTGCCCATCCCCTCTGGGAGCTGCTATTCTCATTTCCGAGCTGATGTTCCATCCCAGCTTTGCATCTTTTCATGTAACTCTGAGGAATTGCttcacatctctgagcctcagtttcctcatttgtaaaatggggacaataatgtCTCCCTCACTCAGAGAAGCCATGAGAATCACAGACGATGTAGGTCGATGCCCAAAACGGGCCTTGCGCGTAGCAGATACTCAATAAAAGGTCACTCCAAGACTTCACTTCTTTTCCTGAGCTCCTGTGGGGATTTCCTGCTCTTTGgctctgattccttttttttttttttttgtgattcgagacgaagttttgcttttgttgcccaggctgggcgtgaccttggctccctgcaaccttcacctcttaggttcaagcgattctcctgcctcagcctcccgagtagctgggattacaggcatgcgccactacgcctggctaacttttgtatttttagtggagatggggtttcaccatgttggccaggctggtctcaaactcctgacctcaagtgatccccttgcctcggcctcccaaagtgctgggattacaggcgtgagccaccgcgcccggccagctctgACTACTTTCTAAAGACCCATTTCCTGTCCTTCAGTGTGGCCTCAGGCTCAACATGTTGGTAATGAGCTCTCGGCCCACCCTGGGTCTCTGACCCAGGCACCTCCATTTTCCCCGGTTCCCAGGCTCAGGCTCCTCTTTGAACTTTCCTTTGTACTTCAACTCCAGCAGTCCCAAATTCTCCAGATTTTTCCTTCAAGGTATATCCCAGATTAGTCTCCCAGAATCCCCTCCCTGCACCGTCCCCTCCCATCTGTCTGTTGTCCCCACTCAGTTGGGTCTGTCCTTCTGGGCTATTATGTCACAGCTGGAAACTTGGTCAGGCCTGTAGCACCACAGACTCTTTCCGTGGCTTTCTACCTCCCTCCACATGAAGGCCAGCCTCCCCCAGCTTTCTGTGCTCTCCCAGCCGGTCCCCATCCCGTCCACCTCCACTTACCCTCTTCTTCAGTTGCAGGCAGGCCCTGCTTCCCCACATGCCCCCATCCCTGCTCTCTCCTGCAGGatgcatttgtttatgtcattCCTCCTTCCTGGAGTGCCCGTCCCTGACTCTGGGACAGGGTGCCCGGGGACACAGAGTTGGCCAGCCTGGGCAGGTATAGGCTCTCCTTTTTGGCCCTGGGGCGCCTAAGGAAACAGATGAAGAGGAGAGGGCCACATACCAGGATGAtaggaagaagatgaagaagggaATGGACACAGTTAACTGCAGCCAACGCCACTGGGGGATGGCGTAGGCCAGGCCGGGCAGAATGAACTGGCCAACGGTGTAGCAGTACCCGAGTGCTGTCGACATGATGGCCCGCATCCGGGTAGGCACCCATTCCACATCTGTGGGAGGAGCCCAAGGATCAGATTAGCATTCTGCTAGGTCCCAGGCACCTCCTCGTGAAGGGGGACCAGCTTCTGCATCCCTATGGCTACTGATATCCTCCCCACGGATGCTGTTGATATTGCCCTCCATTGGGGCTTCCTGCTGTTCTGATGCTGACCCTAAGttcatcatccccatttcacagatgccaCAGCTGTGGCTCAAGGGGGTAGGACTCAAACCTAGGTGTGTCTGTTTCCAAACTCACGCTCTTGACCACTGCTTCTCCAGTGGCAAGTGACTTTCCTtgttctgcctcagtttcctgatctgtaaaatggggataacagtgtCGCTGACTTGCAGGTGTTATTGAAGGAGATTGTGTACCCAGTAGAGTATCAGGCCCAGGGTGAGTCCTCAGTACTGATAGCTGCTATTACTATGCTTGTTGTCACTGTTAAGTTTAAGTGAGGCCTCTGAGGTCCTGAGAGGGGGTGGCaccttgaccaaggtcacagGGAGCCTGTGGTTGAGCCAGACCCAGACCCCATTCTCTTTTGGCTTCTGGATGGTGCTCCCCAAAGCCCAGCTCCCTGCCCCACTGCAGCTCACTCAAGATGACGGTGCTCAGGGTAATGCCTGAGATGCCGCAGCCACACAGGAAGCGGAAGACCACGTAGACGGGGAAGGTGGGGCTGAAGGCTGCACCGGAGCCGCTGGCTGCCAGCAGCAGGTAGCTGCAGGTCAGGATGGGCCTGCGGCCAAACCTGTGGCTCAAAGGAGAGGAGGGGCCGAGTTAGCCACAGTGTGCCTGCCAAGAGGAGTGACTCTGCAGGCTGTGGGGCAAAGGGCTGGACCCGACCCCCAACCTTTTCCTGTGGGGCACATGAAGTTCCCTCCCCAGACAGAGCTTTCTTGGTAATTGCTATTTTTGACAAGTTTGCAATTAGAGGTTTGAGTTAATGAGTGATCTCCTCTACATCCGCCTCAGCTTAGCTGACTGAGCAGGGGTCAAAGGACCACCCATCTCTAAGCAGTCCATCTTCTCTGCCTCCACTGCTACACAGCCACTACGCTGTGTCCCAAAACCTGGAGATTTTTTCCCttggaagaaaggaaggctgGAGGCCAgacacggtagctcatgcctataatctgggcactttgggaggccaagactggaggatcacttgaggtcaggagtttgagaccagcctaaccaacgtggtgaaacctcttctctactaaaaatacaaaaattagccaggcgtggtggcacacacctgtaatcccagctacttgggaggctgagacaggagaatcacttgaatctgggaggcggaggttgcagtgagccgagatcgtgccattgcactccagccggggcaacaagagtgagactctgtcttaagaaaaaacaaaaaagaaaaaacaaggaaggcTAGAAGATTCCAGTCGTAAGGGCCTTGGGGTGGAGAGAAGGCTGTAGTCCAGAAAGGTAGTGAggtttgcccaaggccacacagcaagcgCCATCCCACCCTCCCCCAGCTCTTTGCCTCTTTGGGGGTGCATGGGTGGAGCAGAGTAGGGAGGGGTCTCCATGGGTCATGCCTCCATGGGCTGTGCCCCCATGTCTCACCTGTCAGACAGGTCTCCAAGCACAAGCCCTCCAATCAGTATGCCTGCCATGAAGATAGACTGGGCCATCTCCTTCAGTTTGTTGGAGTTGCACACCAAGTTCCACTGCACGAGAGAAAGGTAGGGCTAGCCTGACTCAGTGTAGACAGCCTGCTCAGCCATGCTCAGCCTGTGCCCTCATACATGTGGGCTTCCTCTCCCAGCGTCCTGACTCAACCCCTACCTCCCAAGGACCATTTCCTTTTTCAGCCTGGCTCGGAGCTTCTTGGTTTGTCTGTGGTACTCTGGCCCCTGACCTGCATCCCTCAGGCATGTGTGGCCTCTCGTATGGGTCTCAAAGTCTACTCAGCTGCCACATCCAGGTCTGACCTcaacttcttcctcctctccaagTTGCCTGCATCCCTGTttgcctcctccctgcccctcacATAGCCCAGGCCAGTCCCTCTGCCTACCCCCTTGACCTTGCCTTCTCTCCTCTACAGGGACATTCCTCTATCCTTGccacctctcttcctcctgcagatccagtctctctctctctctgctcctcctCATCAGTATTTAGGTGTGTCCAAATCTCTCCATCTTAACACCTCTTTCCTTTCCCATTCACTtaatttctctcttcccttcatcCTCATCTCCTTTTCATGTTTCAATTCTGCCCCCAACCCGTCTACTGAATCTGTGCCTATCAAGGTCACTGAAGCTTCATTTTCACAGTCCACAATGCAGCGTCCTGAATCCTGGCCTGGCTTGCCCTCTGGAAG
The genomic region above belongs to Papio anubis isolate 15944 chromosome 12, Panubis1.0, whole genome shotgun sequence and contains:
- the SLC22A8 gene encoding solute carrier family 22 member 8 isoform X1; the encoded protein is MTFSEILDRVGSMGRFQFLHVAILGLPILNMANHNLLQIFTAATPVHHCRPPPNASAGPWVIPMGPNGKPERCLRFVHPSNASLPNDTQRSMEPCLDGWVYNSTKDSIVTEWNLVCNSNKLKEMAQSIFMAGILIGGLVLGDLSDRFGRRPILTCSYLLLAASGSGAAFSPTFPVYVVFRFLCGCGISGITLSTVILNVEWVPTRMRAIMSTALGYCYTVGQFILPGLAYAIPQWRWLQLTVSIPFFIFFLSSWWTPESIRWLVLTGKSSKALKILRRVAAFNGKKEEGERLSLEELKLNLQKEISLAKAKYTAADLFRIPMLRRMTFCLSLAWFATGFAYYSLAMGVEEFGVNLYILQIIFGGVDIPAKFITILSLSYLGRHTTQAAALLLAGGAILALTFVPLDLQTVRTVLAVFGKGCLSSSFSCLFLYTSELYPTVIRQTGMGVSNLWTRVGSMLSPLVKITGEVQPFIPNIIYGITALLGGSAALFLPETLNQPLPETIEDLENWSLRAKEPKQEPEVEKASQRIPLQPYGPDLGSS